Proteins encoded together in one Desulfosporosinus meridiei DSM 13257 window:
- a CDS encoding chromate transporter, with product MLSQLWDLLIAFARASNLGFGGGPAVIPLIKIEVVERYHWMTNSEFTDALAVGNALPGPIATKLAGYVGYQEAGWLGALVANIGVILPTSLAVILLARFLMKYSNSPVLKGMLKGVRPVVVVLIAQTALDMGIGSFPNMTTWGIALATVVSLFWLKLHPALIIVISMIFGLVVFR from the coding sequence ATGTTATCACAACTTTGGGATCTTTTAATTGCCTTTGCCAGAGCCAGCAACTTGGGCTTCGGAGGCGGTCCGGCAGTCATTCCACTTATTAAAATCGAAGTCGTGGAAAGGTACCACTGGATGACTAATTCGGAATTCACGGACGCTCTTGCCGTTGGAAATGCATTGCCGGGACCGATCGCTACAAAACTGGCAGGTTATGTTGGTTACCAAGAGGCCGGATGGTTAGGAGCCTTGGTGGCAAATATTGGTGTGATTCTACCGACTTCACTGGCTGTAATTTTGCTGGCCCGTTTCTTGATGAAATATTCCAATTCTCCAGTTTTAAAAGGAATGCTCAAGGGTGTTCGCCCGGTTGTCGTAGTTTTGATAGCTCAAACCGCATTAGATATGGGTATAGGCTCTTTTCCTAACATGACGACTTGGGGGATTGCTTTAGCTACAGTTGTCTCATTATTCTGGTTGAAGCTACACCCTGCCCTAATCATTGTAATTTCTATGATATTTGGATTAGTTGTTTTTCGCTAA
- a CDS encoding chromate transporter, giving the protein MLRKLWDLFIGFTRASNLGFGGGPSLIPLVKAEAVDRYHWMDNQEFADALAIGNALPGPIATKMAAYTGYKVAGWLGALAATIGTVAPTVIVVVLLGSLIMKYSHSSELQAMLMAVRPVVVVLVAETAYDMGKRAFPSSSTWGVAVVTIALLYLVNIHPAFIIVASMLFGWLVYGKAKKTN; this is encoded by the coding sequence ATGCTTAGAAAACTATGGGACCTATTTATTGGTTTTACTCGTGCTTCAAACTTGGGGTTTGGAGGAGGTCCTTCACTAATACCGCTGGTTAAAGCGGAGGCAGTTGATCGTTATCATTGGATGGATAACCAAGAATTTGCGGATGCACTCGCTATTGGCAATGCGTTGCCAGGACCAATCGCTACAAAAATGGCAGCTTATACCGGTTATAAGGTTGCAGGTTGGTTAGGTGCTTTAGCGGCAACAATTGGGACGGTTGCTCCTACGGTAATAGTAGTAGTTCTTTTGGGAAGTCTGATTATGAAATACTCCCATTCTTCTGAGCTGCAGGCTATGCTTATGGCAGTTCGCCCTGTGGTAGTTGTTCTTGTTGCAGAAACTGCCTATGACATGGGAAAGAGGGCTTTTCCATCAAGCAGTACTTGGGGAGTCGCTGTTGTTACTATAGCCCTGCTATATTTAGTGAATATCCATCCTGCCTTTATTATCGTAGCTTCGATGCTTTTTGGCTGGCTGGTGTATGGAAAAGCGAAAAAGACAAACTAG
- a CDS encoding DNA-directed RNA polymerase subunit alpha C-terminal domain-containing protein, translating to MILETQITIYVCSLCQRTYKLKEDAKKCEYLCSKLLESPDISVLGLTSRTYNLLKIAGIDTLDELRETTDSQLLNLKRFGQGALNELHQKLQRYEAKLKNH from the coding sequence ATGATTCTAGAAACGCAGATTACAATATATGTCTGTTCTCTTTGTCAGAGAACTTACAAACTGAAGGAAGATGCTAAAAAATGTGAATATCTCTGTTCTAAACTACTTGAGTCCCCTGATATATCTGTATTAGGCTTAACCTCTAGGACCTACAATCTTCTTAAAATTGCTGGCATAGATACACTCGATGAGTTACGTGAGACAACAGACAGTCAATTACTGAATTTAAAACGCTTTGGACAAGGTGCATTAAATGAGTTGCATCAAAAGCTGCAACGTTATGAGGCAAAACTTAAGAATCATTGA
- a CDS encoding HIT family protein, with the protein MNECVFCTLPAEVNLVENDLVRAFYDKYPVSEGHVLIVPKNHASSFFDATAEEMASVGELLKRVKDLLDERFQPDGYNIGANIGSTAGQTVFHWHIHVIPRYNGDIGTVRWHT; encoded by the coding sequence ATGAATGAATGTGTATTTTGCACATTGCCAGCCGAAGTTAATCTTGTTGAGAACGACCTTGTGCGGGCATTTTATGACAAATACCCTGTAAGTGAAGGACATGTGTTAATCGTTCCCAAAAATCATGCTTCAAGTTTCTTTGATGCTACTGCTGAGGAAATGGCAAGTGTCGGTGAACTCCTTAAGAGAGTAAAAGACTTGTTAGATGAGCGCTTTCAGCCTGATGGTTATAATATTGGAGCAAATATAGGAAGTACGGCGGGACAAACCGTGTTTCATTGGCATATACATGTAATCCCTAGATATAATGGAGATATTGGTACTGTGAGGTGGCATACATAA
- a CDS encoding GntR family transcriptional regulator, with protein MAYHFSPIKLDDKGHIRDSVFAILRNAILDKKLEPGQKLVERTIAEQLGISRTPVREAINQLVLERLVTHIPRKGVVVSGFSKADIIEILAIRTSLEALICSIAATKIKPRDLKRLESLAKQITEEHGKGNYKKSNQLNDKFHEIIYKAAESPRVYSFLYTLHEYITKFTQVAYSKPGRSEEVWVEHNEIIEALSRHDSSQAEVVAKRHAENSSKAFLKMAYWEKD; from the coding sequence GTGGCGTATCATTTTTCACCCATTAAGTTGGATGATAAAGGTCATATAAGAGATTCGGTGTTTGCGATTTTGAGGAATGCAATCTTAGATAAGAAACTAGAACCGGGTCAGAAATTGGTAGAACGTACTATAGCTGAACAACTGGGGATTAGCAGAACTCCTGTTCGCGAGGCAATTAACCAGCTTGTCCTAGAAAGGTTGGTAACACATATCCCCCGTAAAGGGGTTGTAGTTTCAGGTTTCTCCAAAGCAGATATTATTGAGATTCTCGCTATAAGGACTTCTTTAGAAGCGCTTATTTGTAGTATTGCAGCTACAAAGATTAAACCCCGGGATTTAAAACGATTAGAATCTTTAGCAAAGCAAATTACGGAAGAACATGGTAAGGGTAATTACAAAAAATCCAACCAATTGAATGATAAATTTCATGAGATAATTTATAAAGCGGCTGAGAGTCCAAGGGTTTACAGTTTTCTTTATACTTTGCACGAGTATATTACCAAGTTCACTCAAGTGGCATATTCAAAACCTGGTCGATCTGAAGAAGTATGGGTGGAACATAATGAAATTATTGAGGCTCTAAGCAGACATGATAGTTCTCAGGCTGAGGTCGTAGCGAAAAGACATGCTGAGAATTCGAGTAAAGCATTTCTAAAAATGGCTTACTGGGAAAAAGATTAG
- a CDS encoding bifunctional 3-deoxy-7-phosphoheptulonate synthase/chorismate mutase, translated as MKDLRLAGLKAERSTIEINGVTIGGKEIILIGGPCAVESSIQMSQSAETVKKAGGKILRGGVFKPRTSPYSFQGLGREGLNYLVQAAREQSLLCVTEVIDAPSLELVVNDIDIIQIGARNMQNFELLKMAGKISKPIILKRGLSATIEEWLYAAEYILSSGNPNVILCERGIRTYEPSTRNTLDLSAVGVAKELSHLPVIVDPSHAAGRRDLIASLSKAAIASGADGLLIEMHPNPAEAVSDGPQSLHPEQLIQLAGELGAVAESVNRIFACERNCVEETLETLRGQIDNIDQEIIERLAARMEIVSKVADQKRLDRVKDSSREKEVIQRLTALGNELKLPSELVKKIYPIIFDVAVQSQIRQKLVREKEGDLSLVSPLVSK; from the coding sequence ATGAAAGATTTAAGATTAGCAGGGTTAAAGGCAGAGCGCAGCACTATAGAGATTAATGGAGTGACCATAGGTGGCAAAGAAATAATCCTGATTGGTGGACCATGTGCTGTAGAATCAAGCATCCAAATGAGTCAATCGGCGGAGACGGTAAAAAAGGCGGGAGGGAAAATCCTGCGTGGTGGAGTATTCAAACCTCGTACTTCTCCCTATAGTTTCCAAGGCCTGGGACGGGAGGGGCTTAATTATCTAGTACAAGCAGCTAGGGAACAAAGCTTGCTCTGTGTAACAGAAGTAATAGATGCTCCAAGTCTTGAATTAGTAGTCAATGATATTGATATTATCCAAATAGGCGCTCGTAATATGCAAAACTTTGAGCTGTTGAAAATGGCGGGTAAAATTAGTAAACCAATAATCTTGAAACGGGGATTATCAGCAACAATTGAGGAATGGCTGTATGCAGCTGAATATATCCTATCCTCAGGTAACCCTAATGTCATCCTTTGTGAAAGAGGAATTCGAACCTATGAACCCAGTACACGGAACACCCTTGATCTCAGTGCTGTTGGAGTTGCTAAGGAGCTTTCTCATCTTCCGGTGATTGTTGATCCAAGCCATGCAGCAGGGAGAAGAGATTTGATTGCTTCCTTGTCTAAGGCAGCGATTGCTTCTGGAGCAGACGGTCTATTGATTGAGATGCATCCAAATCCTGCAGAGGCTGTCAGTGATGGGCCCCAATCCCTACACCCCGAGCAACTCATCCAACTAGCTGGAGAATTAGGAGCTGTGGCGGAATCGGTTAATAGAATCTTTGCTTGTGAAAGAAATTGTGTTGAAGAGACTCTTGAAACTTTGCGAGGACAAATTGACAACATTGATCAAGAAATTATCGAGCGTTTAGCCGCTCGCATGGAGATAGTAAGTAAAGTCGCAGATCAAAAACGTTTGGATAGAGTGAAAGATAGTTCTCGAGAGAAGGAAGTGATTCAAAGACTGACTGCTCTTGGCAATGAATTAAAACTTCCGTCGGAACTTGTTAAGAAGATCTACCCAATAATTTTTGATGTAGCAGTGCAATCTCAAATTAGACAAAAATTGGTTAGAGAGAAGGAAGGAGACCTTTCGCTTGTTTCCCCTTTAGTGAGCAAATAG